In one Paraburkholderia megapolitana genomic region, the following are encoded:
- a CDS encoding DHA2 family efflux MFS transporter permease subunit, translating into MSSAGAVAVPQSRDGANPWLIAIVVTLAAFMEVLDTTIVNVALPHIAGTMSASTDESTWTLTSYLVSNGIVLTISGYLTRLLGRKRYFLICIAMFTVCSFLCGISTSLPQIIIFRLLQGFFGGGLQPNQQSIILDTFPPAKRAQAFGVTALATVVAPVIGPALGGWITDNYSWRWIFLINIPVGIITFFCVMALVRDPPSMRDERRKADLDYVGLGLIILGLGALQIFLDRGETDDWFSSPLICVMAAFAVTGIVGAVFWLLYTKKPIVDLRVLADRNFAVGSLMIFAMAVILYSSAVLLPQLSQQLLGYTATLAGLILVPGAVALIGLIILVSKILPLVQTRYVIAFGFALLGGAFFYSHQLTPDLDFRTLVLMRVFQTSGLAFLFVPISTITYLTLPRRLNGDAAALFTMFRNIAGSIGISLSTALITTRSQVRMAYLGEHQTPYSQPYLDTVASTARTLQASGVPRDLAQQGAVGHLYQQLIAQSQLLSYTDVFAICAFLAFLAIPFTFLFSKSKAGGSPAGEGGHL; encoded by the coding sequence ATGAGCAGCGCCGGGGCCGTAGCCGTGCCGCAGTCGCGCGATGGAGCCAACCCCTGGCTAATCGCCATAGTCGTAACACTCGCTGCCTTCATGGAAGTGCTCGATACGACCATCGTCAACGTGGCGCTGCCGCATATCGCGGGCACCATGTCGGCGAGTACCGACGAGAGCACATGGACGCTCACGTCGTATCTCGTGTCGAACGGCATCGTGCTGACCATTTCGGGCTACCTGACGCGGTTGCTCGGTCGCAAGCGTTACTTCCTGATCTGCATCGCGATGTTCACGGTCTGCTCGTTTCTGTGCGGCATCTCGACGAGCCTGCCGCAGATCATCATCTTCCGGCTGTTGCAGGGTTTTTTCGGCGGCGGTTTGCAGCCGAACCAGCAGTCGATCATTCTCGATACGTTCCCGCCGGCCAAACGAGCCCAGGCCTTCGGCGTGACCGCACTCGCGACAGTCGTAGCCCCGGTCATCGGACCGGCGCTGGGCGGCTGGATCACCGATAACTACAGCTGGCGCTGGATTTTCCTGATCAACATTCCGGTCGGCATCATCACTTTCTTCTGCGTGATGGCGCTCGTGCGCGATCCGCCGTCGATGCGCGACGAACGCCGCAAAGCCGACCTCGATTATGTAGGCCTCGGTCTGATCATCCTGGGTCTCGGCGCGCTGCAGATTTTCCTCGACCGCGGCGAAACCGACGACTGGTTCAGCTCGCCGCTGATCTGCGTGATGGCCGCGTTTGCCGTCACCGGTATCGTCGGTGCGGTCTTCTGGTTGCTGTACACGAAAAAGCCGATCGTCGATCTGCGCGTGCTGGCCGATCGCAACTTCGCGGTCGGGAGTTTGATGATCTTTGCGATGGCGGTGATTCTCTATTCGAGTGCCGTGCTGTTGCCGCAACTCTCGCAGCAACTGCTCGGCTATACCGCGACGCTGGCCGGCCTGATTCTGGTGCCTGGTGCAGTCGCGCTGATCGGCTTGATCATTCTCGTCAGCAAGATTCTGCCGCTGGTGCAGACGCGCTACGTGATTGCATTCGGGTTTGCGTTGCTGGGTGGGGCGTTCTTCTATTCGCACCAGCTCACGCCAGATCTCGACTTCCGGACACTCGTCCTCATGCGCGTGTTCCAGACGAGTGGGCTGGCGTTCCTGTTCGTGCCGATCTCGACGATCACGTATCTCACGCTGCCGCGTCGATTAAACGGCGATGCGGCGGCGCTCTTCACGATGTTCCGCAACATCGCGGGTTCGATCGGCATTTCGCTGTCGACGGCGCTGATCACGACACGCAGTCAGGTGCGGATGGCGTATCTGGGCGAACACCAGACACCGTATTCGCAGCCCTATCTCGACACGGTCGCGAGTACGGCGCGCACGTTGCAGGCGTCGGGTGTGCCGCGCGATCTTGCCCAGCAGGGCGCCGTCGGCCACCTCTACCAGCAGTTGATCGCCCAGTCGCAGTTGCTGTCGTACACGGATGTATTTGCGATCTGCGCCTTCCTCGCGTTCCTCGCGATTCCCTTCACCTTCCTGTTCTCGAAATCGAAAGCGGGCGGCAGTCCCGCTGGCGAAGGAGGCCACCTATGA
- a CDS encoding CerR family C-terminal domain-containing protein: MTIPLRTKGSVRGEATRLRIVEAAIDLFGEHGYEHTSTREIAARAGVNTPALQYYFENKEGVYRACAEHIAACAWARLAPVVDQAMRLLEGNARVNALIDVFIRLHETLGDCLFMVPNESRRLFFAGEPLGHDPAIGPEIVRKRIHDPLHTVAAKLIARITGIAADDPVTTIRAVSLYGQLMMFHLKPRAALSLLGWPAFDVEKRQLIVAVLRGQTQVLLKGWSAAAPVIGSRRTQARK, translated from the coding sequence GTGACGATACCTCTTCGAACCAAAGGATCCGTGCGTGGAGAAGCGACGCGGTTACGGATCGTCGAGGCGGCCATCGATCTGTTCGGCGAACACGGTTACGAGCACACGTCGACTCGCGAGATCGCGGCGCGGGCGGGTGTCAACACGCCGGCGTTGCAGTATTACTTCGAGAACAAGGAAGGGGTCTATCGCGCGTGTGCGGAGCATATCGCTGCCTGCGCATGGGCGCGGCTCGCGCCGGTGGTGGATCAGGCGATGCGCCTGCTTGAGGGCAATGCGCGCGTCAATGCGCTGATCGATGTGTTCATCCGTCTCCACGAAACGCTCGGCGATTGCCTCTTCATGGTCCCGAACGAGAGCCGCCGACTGTTCTTTGCCGGCGAGCCGCTTGGCCATGATCCGGCGATCGGGCCGGAAATCGTGCGCAAGCGCATCCATGATCCGCTGCATACGGTGGCAGCGAAATTGATCGCGCGGATTACCGGCATCGCAGCCGACGATCCTGTGACGACGATCCGCGCCGTCAGCCTGTACGGACAGCTCATGATGTTCCATCTCAAGCCGCGCGCGGCGTTGTCCTTGCTCGGATGGCCGGCGTTCGATGTGGAAAAACGTCAGTTGATTGTCGCGGTGCTACGCGGTCAGACGCAGGTGCTGCTGAAAGGGTGGTCTGCTGCGGCGCCTGTAATCGGTTCACGACGGACTCAAGCCCGCAAATAG
- a CDS encoding efflux transporter outer membrane subunit: MTTAKFLLPLAASAVLLGACTVGPDFKAPEASTPATWHDALATQSALSGETRVTAEADPDPQWWRSFNDATLTSLIDRATRGNLDVQIAVVRIAEARASERSIAAAGLPSINASASYTHEDVGQGLASSSSSAPPGGNPGLAALVDSLTKPVNIYQGSLDASWELDLFGRVRRSVEAANASTVAAIGNRDDALVTLQAEVAQTYAQLRAAQASRDTALADLVAEQQILDLTRERASNGLVTDLDVESATSAVGTLEASLAQYDQQIAASLNGLAVLLGEAPGALDAELATATPIPPPPPQVPVGLPASLARRRPDIRVAEAQLHRQTAEVGVAVAQFYPDISLTGQVGQESTKPGDITKWANNFYSFGPSVSLPIFQGGQLRANLKLAKADQAEAALSYRKTVLGALQDVDNALSAYRAELRRHQALEKTVSAETKALALATNQYKNGVSTFIDVLTAENTLEQQRQQFIQSTLTLTTDVVTLYKALGGGWQQQEEVKS, encoded by the coding sequence ATGACCACCGCGAAATTTCTACTGCCCCTTGCCGCGAGTGCGGTTTTGCTTGGCGCCTGCACAGTGGGCCCGGACTTCAAGGCGCCCGAGGCAAGCACACCGGCCACGTGGCACGATGCGCTCGCTACGCAATCGGCGCTGTCGGGCGAGACACGTGTCACCGCGGAAGCGGACCCCGACCCGCAGTGGTGGCGCAGCTTCAACGACGCGACGCTGACGTCGCTGATCGACCGGGCGACGCGCGGCAATCTCGATGTGCAGATCGCCGTGGTGCGGATTGCCGAAGCGCGCGCCAGCGAACGGTCGATTGCAGCCGCGGGCCTCCCGTCGATCAATGCGAGCGCGTCGTACACCCACGAAGACGTCGGCCAGGGGCTCGCCAGCAGCAGCTCCAGCGCACCGCCCGGCGGCAACCCGGGTCTCGCCGCACTGGTCGACTCGCTGACCAAACCGGTCAACATCTATCAGGGCTCGCTCGACGCTTCCTGGGAACTCGATCTGTTCGGCAGGGTGCGGCGTTCGGTCGAAGCGGCCAATGCATCCACGGTGGCGGCAATCGGCAATCGCGACGACGCACTCGTCACGTTGCAGGCCGAAGTGGCACAAACCTACGCGCAACTGCGTGCTGCCCAGGCGAGCCGCGACACCGCTCTGGCCGATCTCGTCGCCGAACAGCAAATCCTCGATCTGACTCGCGAGCGTGCTTCGAATGGCCTCGTCACTGATCTCGATGTGGAAAGCGCGACCTCGGCGGTCGGGACGCTCGAAGCGTCGCTCGCGCAATACGATCAGCAGATCGCCGCGAGCCTGAACGGGCTTGCCGTGCTGCTCGGCGAGGCACCCGGTGCGCTCGATGCCGAACTGGCAACCGCCACGCCGATCCCGCCGCCGCCTCCGCAGGTACCGGTCGGCTTGCCGGCGAGCCTCGCGCGCCGCCGTCCCGACATCCGGGTCGCGGAGGCGCAGTTGCATCGCCAGACTGCTGAGGTCGGCGTCGCGGTGGCGCAGTTCTATCCGGACATTTCGCTAACGGGCCAGGTGGGGCAGGAAAGCACGAAGCCCGGTGATATCACGAAGTGGGCGAATAACTTCTACTCGTTCGGTCCGTCCGTCTCGCTGCCGATCTTCCAGGGCGGCCAGCTTCGCGCCAACCTCAAACTGGCGAAAGCGGACCAGGCGGAAGCGGCACTGAGCTACCGGAAAACCGTCCTTGGAGCGTTGCAAGACGTCGACAACGCGTTGTCGGCGTATCGCGCGGAATTGCGCCGCCATCAGGCGCTCGAGAAAACCGTCTCCGCCGAAACCAAAGCGCTCGCACTCGCGACGAACCAGTACAAGAACGGTGTGTCGACGTTCATCGATGTGCTGACCGCCGAGAACACCCTCGAGCAGCAACGTCAGCAATTCATCCAGAGCACGCTGACGCTGACCACGGATGTCGTCACGCTTTACAAGGCGCTCGGCGGTGGATGGCAGCAGCAGGAAGAGGTGAAGTCCTGA
- a CDS encoding MFS transporter encodes MSHSSLQPAAARSLVLLGVCCAAVVLPLSFSAGAIATPAIGRALGGGPVALNWITNAFMLAFGSCLMAAGALADQFGRRRVFLSGIAGFALLSLLLACAPGIVWLDVLRGAQGIAAAAALAGGSAALAQEFEGHEQARAFSLLGTTFGVGLAFGPVLAGGLIEAFGWRAVFASTAVLGTVALLLAAPRMRETRSPTTGRMDWPGVASFTAMLCLFTVAILEAPSIGWAHPAIRVLLVAAAFALTTFIAIERRSAHPMLDLSLFRYRRFIGVQMLPIATCYCFVVLLVLLPIRFVGIDGHTPLAAGLMMLALCSPMLFVPMLAVRCTRYASPGVVSAAGLLISAAALVWLGSVPAHAAPFAILLPMVVIGIGAGLPWGLMDGLSVSVVPKERAGMATGIFSTTRVAGEGLALAMVSAALAAIVAFRLRAVLPASVETAGGNGLAAAAQRLATGDLAGAAASLPGVPLTLLREHYVAAFQWLSDGLALVTVLAALATLIYLRSNDRPEPRIAANALSDEY; translated from the coding sequence ATGTCCCATTCTTCGCTTCAGCCTGCGGCAGCGCGTTCGCTCGTGCTGCTCGGCGTATGTTGCGCGGCCGTCGTGTTGCCGCTTAGTTTTTCGGCGGGCGCGATCGCGACGCCTGCAATCGGCCGTGCGCTCGGTGGTGGTCCCGTCGCGCTCAACTGGATTACCAATGCGTTCATGCTCGCGTTCGGTAGCTGTCTGATGGCGGCGGGCGCGCTGGCGGACCAGTTCGGGCGGCGGCGCGTGTTTCTGAGCGGCATCGCCGGGTTCGCGCTGTTGTCGCTGCTGCTTGCGTGTGCGCCGGGCATCGTCTGGCTCGATGTGCTGCGCGGCGCGCAGGGCATCGCGGCGGCTGCGGCGCTGGCGGGCGGCTCGGCGGCGCTCGCGCAGGAGTTCGAAGGCCACGAGCAGGCGCGTGCGTTCAGTCTGCTCGGCACGACCTTCGGGGTTGGCCTCGCGTTCGGCCCGGTGCTCGCTGGCGGACTGATCGAAGCGTTTGGCTGGCGCGCGGTGTTTGCATCGACGGCGGTGCTCGGCACGGTTGCGCTGCTGCTCGCGGCACCCCGCATGCGCGAGACCCGCAGTCCAACGACCGGGCGCATGGACTGGCCTGGCGTCGCCAGCTTCACCGCGATGTTGTGTCTTTTCACGGTGGCGATACTCGAAGCGCCGTCGATCGGCTGGGCCCATCCGGCGATCCGCGTGCTGCTCGTCGCGGCGGCGTTCGCGCTGACGACGTTCATCGCGATCGAACGGCGCTCCGCGCACCCGATGCTCGACCTGTCGCTGTTCCGCTACCGGCGTTTCATCGGCGTGCAGATGCTGCCGATCGCGACCTGCTACTGCTTCGTCGTGCTGCTGGTCTTGCTGCCGATCCGCTTCGTCGGCATCGACGGTCACACGCCGCTTGCCGCGGGCCTGATGATGCTCGCGCTGTGCAGCCCGATGCTGTTCGTACCGATGCTGGCGGTGCGGTGCACGCGGTACGCGTCGCCGGGCGTGGTATCCGCGGCCGGTCTGCTGATCTCCGCCGCGGCGCTCGTGTGGCTCGGCAGCGTGCCGGCGCATGCGGCGCCGTTCGCGATCCTGCTGCCGATGGTTGTCATCGGCATCGGCGCCGGGTTGCCGTGGGGGCTGATGGATGGCCTGTCGGTGAGCGTCGTGCCGAAAGAGCGCGCCGGGATGGCGACCGGGATTTTCAGCACGACGCGCGTGGCTGGCGAAGGGCTCGCGCTCGCGATGGTCAGCGCCGCGCTCGCCGCAATCGTGGCGTTTCGCTTGAGAGCGGTGCTGCCGGCATCGGTGGAAACTGCTGGCGGCAACGGTCTTGCCGCGGCGGCGCAGCGACTCGCCACCGGCGACCTCGCCGGCGCAGCCGCCAGTTTGCCGGGCGTGCCGCTGACGCTGCTGCGCGAGCATTACGTTGCCGCGTTCCAGTGGTTGAGCGACGGTCTCGCGCTGGTCACCGTGCTCGCCGCACTGGCCACGCTGATCTACCTGCGCAGCAACGACCGGCCGGAGCCGCGCATCGCCGCGAACGCGCTGTCGGACGAATACTGA
- a CDS encoding LLM class flavin-dependent oxidoreductase: MQIGTFLTMPAPEPRPSAEILARGIEVAVAAEELGFSHLWLAEHHFTNYAYSSRPLMLLSHIAARTKRIRLGTAIVPLPLHHPLIVAEELAILDVLSGGRAEAGFGKGYQQYQYQRFGLVKGARPKRDDEALEVLQRALHNPIVEFDGTEFQIPRTRLYPRPVQERMPFWVVVNSTRRDQIETAIARRMNFFTGGLEPISKLVNIRERYPDLAPQLDGVRIGTQRPVYVAESEADARDAIEHVRWNGRATLRLRHELGEVVDGVVCADPLQDEPSDEALRDDFVVIGTAEQCVRQLQRIRDGIGCDYFNASFWFGALPQARVLASMRRFAEQVLPAFEQTNVSEPEVQA; this comes from the coding sequence ATGCAAATCGGCACGTTCCTGACCATGCCCGCGCCGGAGCCGCGTCCGTCCGCCGAGATTCTCGCGCGCGGCATCGAGGTGGCGGTCGCCGCCGAAGAACTGGGGTTCAGCCACCTGTGGCTTGCCGAGCATCACTTCACGAACTACGCGTACTCGTCGCGGCCGCTGATGCTGCTCTCGCATATCGCCGCTCGCACGAAGCGCATCCGGCTCGGCACCGCAATCGTGCCGCTGCCGCTGCATCATCCGCTCATCGTCGCGGAAGAACTGGCGATACTCGACGTGCTCAGCGGCGGGCGTGCCGAAGCCGGTTTTGGCAAGGGCTACCAGCAATATCAGTATCAACGTTTCGGGCTCGTCAAAGGTGCGCGTCCGAAGCGTGACGACGAAGCGCTCGAAGTCCTGCAGCGCGCGTTGCACAATCCGATCGTCGAATTCGACGGCACCGAGTTCCAGATTCCGCGCACGCGGCTCTATCCGCGTCCGGTGCAGGAGCGCATGCCGTTCTGGGTCGTCGTCAATTCGACGCGGCGCGACCAGATCGAAACGGCGATCGCGCGGCGCATGAATTTCTTCACGGGCGGGCTCGAGCCGATCTCGAAGCTGGTCAATATCCGCGAGCGCTATCCGGATCTCGCACCGCAACTCGATGGCGTGCGTATCGGCACGCAACGGCCCGTCTATGTCGCCGAGAGCGAAGCCGACGCACGCGACGCGATCGAGCACGTGCGCTGGAACGGCCGCGCCACGCTACGGCTGCGGCACGAACTGGGCGAAGTGGTCGATGGCGTGGTGTGTGCCGATCCGCTCCAGGACGAGCCTTCCGACGAAGCATTACGCGACGACTTCGTGGTGATCGGTACCGCCGAACAATGCGTGCGCCAGCTGCAGCGCATCCGCGACGGGATCGGCTGCGATTACTTCAACGCGAGCTTCTGGTTCGGCGCGTTGCCGCAAGCGCGGGTGCTCGCGTCGATGCGGCGTTTCGCTGAGCAGGTGCTGCCGGCGTTCGAGCAGACCAACGTGAGCGAGCCGGAAGTGCAGGCGTGA
- a CDS encoding HlyD family secretion protein — translation MATDHTEIGGQTAGAAAPNEQPGAPGNGTSPARKPGGKGVLIAIVIACILLVVGGWYYFSTRNTETTDDAQVDGNAVTVAPKVAGYVVTLAIRDNQRVKAGDLLIKIDPRDYIAARDQAEASLEVARAQLENAQVNLTVTRVSAPAKLVQAKAQVAQASANQVLAAADDRRQTTLDARATTQAARDQASAQLRSAAATLTNNQAQVDIAKLIPETVAQAQAQVDQANAQVRQAQAQLEAAQLNLSYTEIRAPQDGWVTLRNVQLGSYVQAGQSLFSLVAPDVWITANFKENQLGRMRVGQKVSIRVDAYGQLRLKGHIDSIQQGTGSRFSAFPAENATGNFVKIVQRIPVKIVIDSGLDANLPLPLGASVDPEVDLQ, via the coding sequence ATGGCTACAGATCACACCGAAATAGGCGGGCAGACCGCCGGCGCAGCCGCGCCGAACGAGCAGCCCGGCGCACCGGGCAACGGCACATCGCCGGCGCGCAAACCGGGCGGAAAAGGAGTGCTGATCGCGATCGTCATCGCGTGCATTCTGCTCGTTGTAGGCGGCTGGTATTACTTCAGCACCCGCAATACCGAAACAACGGATGACGCCCAGGTCGACGGCAACGCCGTGACCGTTGCGCCCAAAGTGGCAGGCTACGTCGTCACACTGGCGATTCGCGACAATCAGCGCGTCAAGGCCGGCGATCTGCTGATCAAGATCGACCCGCGCGACTACATCGCCGCGCGCGACCAGGCCGAAGCCTCGCTCGAAGTCGCCCGCGCGCAGCTCGAAAATGCCCAGGTCAACCTGACGGTGACGCGCGTCAGCGCACCGGCCAAACTGGTTCAGGCCAAGGCGCAGGTTGCCCAGGCCTCGGCGAACCAGGTGCTCGCAGCCGCGGACGACCGCCGGCAAACCACGCTCGACGCCCGCGCCACGACCCAGGCGGCACGCGACCAGGCCAGCGCGCAGTTGCGCTCCGCCGCGGCGACGCTGACCAACAATCAGGCGCAGGTCGATATCGCGAAGCTCATTCCCGAGACGGTCGCGCAAGCACAGGCCCAGGTCGATCAGGCCAATGCCCAGGTGCGGCAGGCACAGGCACAACTGGAAGCGGCCCAACTGAATCTCTCGTACACGGAAATTCGCGCGCCGCAGGACGGCTGGGTAACGCTGCGTAACGTCCAGCTCGGTAGTTATGTGCAAGCAGGGCAATCGCTGTTCTCGCTCGTCGCTCCCGATGTCTGGATCACCGCGAACTTCAAGGAGAACCAGCTCGGCCGGATGCGTGTCGGCCAGAAGGTCTCGATCCGTGTCGATGCGTATGGGCAACTGCGGCTGAAAGGGCATATCGACAGCATCCAGCAGGGCACCGGTTCGCGCTTTAGCGCGTTCCCGGCCGAGAACGCCACCGGCAACTTCGTGAAGATCGTTCAGCGCATTCCGGTGAAGATCGTCATCGATAGCGGTCTCGATGCGAACTTGCCGCTGCCGCTCGGCGCCTCGGTCGATCCCGAAGTGGATCTGCAATGA
- a CDS encoding TetR/AcrR family transcriptional regulator yields MATTRSATNTLKPKERKPRVAATPPRRPGRPTGSARGPEQRARLLDVALELFARQGIFDTTLGAIAREAGFTPAMVHYYFKTREQLIDVLIDERFLPLRAELGNPFGEHPDDPLAGITQLARRLVDVSSRYPWFPALWIREVITEGGLLRQRMFERFGDAHQKESVAAIARWQKAGRLNADIEPSLVFLTVLGLTILPLATSKMWRNDPVRKSLTANDIARHAVALLTHGAGPQRD; encoded by the coding sequence ATGGCCACGACCCGATCCGCCACAAACACGTTGAAACCGAAGGAACGCAAGCCGCGCGTTGCCGCCACGCCGCCGCGTCGTCCCGGCCGCCCAACGGGCAGCGCGCGCGGGCCGGAACAGCGCGCCCGGTTACTCGACGTGGCGCTCGAACTGTTCGCAAGGCAGGGCATCTTCGATACGACGCTCGGTGCGATTGCCCGCGAGGCCGGATTCACGCCGGCAATGGTCCATTACTACTTCAAGACCCGCGAGCAGTTGATCGACGTGCTGATCGACGAGCGCTTCCTGCCGCTGCGCGCCGAACTCGGCAATCCGTTCGGGGAGCATCCCGACGATCCGCTCGCGGGCATCACGCAACTGGCGCGTCGGCTCGTCGATGTGTCGAGCCGGTACCCGTGGTTTCCGGCGTTATGGATACGCGAAGTGATCACCGAAGGCGGGTTACTGCGGCAGCGCATGTTCGAGCGTTTCGGCGATGCGCATCAGAAGGAGTCGGTGGCGGCGATTGCCAGGTGGCAGAAGGCGGGCCGGCTGAATGCGGATATCGAGCCGTCGCTGGTGTTTCTCACGGTGCTCGGGCTGACAATTTTGCCGCTCGCGACGTCGAAGATGTGGCGCAACGATCCGGTGCGCAAGTCGCTGACCGCGAACGACATCGCGCGGCACGCCGTCGCGCTGCTGACGCACGGCGCCGGACCGCAGCGCGACTAG
- a CDS encoding SDR family NAD(P)-dependent oxidoreductase, giving the protein MNRIDLERRVVVITGGARGIGYAVAQRALRSGAAVSLWDIDADRLAKSERELAELGDVSAVAVELTDEQSVTDATSKTVARHHAIDVLINCAGITGGNGKTWELAPDVWRRVIDVNLIGPFLTCRAVVPQMLKQGYGRIVNIASVAGKEGNPNASHYSASKAGLIGLTKSLGKELATSNILVNAVTPAAAKTEIFDSMAQEHIDYMLSKIPMNRFLLPDEAASLILWLSSEDCAFSTGAVFDLSGGRATY; this is encoded by the coding sequence ATGAACCGGATCGATCTGGAGCGCCGCGTCGTCGTCATCACCGGCGGCGCGCGCGGCATAGGCTACGCGGTGGCGCAACGCGCATTGCGCTCGGGGGCGGCGGTTTCGCTGTGGGACATCGACGCCGACCGGCTAGCGAAAAGCGAACGGGAACTGGCGGAACTCGGCGACGTATCGGCGGTGGCGGTTGAACTGACCGACGAGCAGTCGGTTACCGATGCAACCAGCAAAACCGTCGCGCGGCATCACGCGATCGACGTGCTGATCAACTGCGCCGGCATCACCGGCGGCAACGGCAAGACCTGGGAACTCGCCCCGGACGTCTGGCGCCGCGTAATCGACGTCAACCTGATCGGCCCGTTCCTGACCTGCCGCGCGGTGGTCCCGCAGATGCTCAAGCAAGGCTACGGGCGCATCGTCAACATCGCCTCGGTGGCGGGCAAGGAAGGCAATCCGAATGCGTCGCACTACAGCGCGTCGAAGGCCGGCCTGATCGGCCTGACGAAGTCGCTCGGCAAGGAACTCGCCACCAGCAACATCCTCGTCAATGCCGTGACGCCGGCCGCCGCGAAGACCGAAATCTTCGATTCGATGGCGCAGGAACACATCGACTACATGCTGTCGAAAATCCCCATGAACCGTTTTCTTCTGCCCGACGAGGCCGCGTCGCTAATCCTGTGGCTGTCGTCGGAAGACTGCGCGTTCAGCACCGGCGCCGTGTTCGATCTGTCGGGCGGTCGCGCGACGTATTGA
- a CDS encoding TetR/AcrR family transcriptional regulator: MSTKMRRRPDSGQPSAGERASERLLEAAGEVFAEKGYDRATSKEICERAGMNAASVNYHFDGIESLYAATLAHAHRQIVTIEVLQEIASSDASARHKLRAYIAPVVRRLASPAAASWEMRLLSREVLSPSPVKAAFIQTEILPKKKILGDILAELIGVKPDDPVVGRAILTVVAPCLILAISDRTMLSLMMPGITDSDVEVELLIDHLERFIHAGLAAVAQHVQAETGDKPGRPVRRK, from the coding sequence ATGTCTACAAAAATGCGTCGTCGTCCCGATTCAGGCCAACCGTCCGCCGGTGAGCGTGCGAGCGAGAGATTACTGGAAGCTGCCGGCGAGGTTTTCGCCGAGAAAGGTTACGACCGGGCGACCAGTAAGGAAATCTGCGAGCGAGCCGGCATGAATGCGGCATCGGTCAACTACCATTTCGACGGTATCGAGTCGCTCTACGCGGCCACGCTCGCGCATGCGCACCGGCAAATCGTCACGATCGAGGTGCTGCAGGAGATCGCATCGAGCGATGCAAGCGCGCGGCACAAGCTGCGCGCCTACATCGCGCCGGTGGTGCGGCGCCTGGCCAGTCCTGCCGCCGCGTCGTGGGAAATGCGGCTTCTTAGCCGCGAGGTGCTTTCGCCGTCGCCGGTTAAAGCGGCCTTCATCCAGACCGAAATACTGCCCAAAAAGAAGATCCTCGGCGACATCCTTGCGGAGTTGATCGGCGTGAAGCCGGACGACCCCGTGGTGGGGCGGGCCATCCTGACGGTCGTGGCACCGTGCCTGATCCTCGCCATTTCCGACCGCACGATGCTTTCATTGATGATGCCTGGCATCACCGATTCGGACGTCGAAGTCGAACTGCTCATCGACCATCTCGAACGCTTTATCCACGCAGGTCTGGCGGCTGTCGCGCAACACGTTCAGGCGGAGACGGGCGACAAGCCCGGTCGTCCCGTGCGGCGAAAATAA
- a CDS encoding LysR family transcriptional regulator → MENLTGIVAFVHTAEALSFIGASRQLGLTASAVGKSVARLEAHLGVRLLQRSTRRVSLTEDGERFYEHCRRILDALGDAETMMMQANAAPRGRLRVTLPTIGYRFLLPVVPEFIARYPEVDLELDFNDRIVDVIEGGFDAAIRSGELADSQLTARRLGPFRFVLCATPNYLARHGEPAVPADLTQHTCLRFRFPTTGKLHDWNIRDQPENFMANCHVALTCNNMEALRGATVLGLGIGYMPDFLVRDDIRNGTLRLVLKDYLEHEGQFSVLWPSSKQLSPKLRVFVDFLTERLFADTKI, encoded by the coding sequence ATGGAAAATCTCACTGGAATCGTCGCGTTCGTGCACACAGCCGAAGCGCTGAGTTTTATCGGTGCGTCGCGTCAGCTCGGATTGACGGCATCGGCGGTCGGCAAGAGCGTCGCGCGGCTCGAGGCACATCTGGGCGTACGGCTATTGCAGCGGAGCACCCGGCGCGTCAGTCTGACCGAAGACGGCGAGCGGTTCTACGAGCACTGCCGGCGCATTCTCGATGCGCTGGGCGACGCCGAAACGATGATGATGCAGGCCAACGCAGCGCCGCGCGGCCGCCTGCGCGTGACGCTGCCGACCATCGGTTACCGGTTCCTGCTGCCGGTCGTGCCGGAGTTCATCGCGCGCTATCCGGAGGTCGATCTCGAGCTGGATTTCAACGATCGCATCGTCGACGTGATTGAAGGTGGTTTCGACGCGGCGATCCGCAGCGGCGAGCTCGCCGATTCGCAGTTGACCGCGCGCCGGCTCGGACCGTTTCGCTTCGTGCTGTGCGCGACGCCGAACTACCTTGCGCGGCACGGCGAACCCGCCGTCCCCGCCGATCTCACGCAGCACACGTGTCTGCGCTTCCGCTTTCCGACCACGGGCAAGCTGCACGACTGGAACATTCGCGACCAGCCCGAGAACTTCATGGCGAATTGCCACGTCGCGCTCACCTGCAACAACATGGAAGCGTTGCGCGGCGCCACGGTGCTGGGACTCGGCATCGGCTACATGCCCGACTTTCTGGTGCGCGACGACATTCGCAATGGAACGCTACGGCTCGTGCTCAAGGACTATCTCGAACACGAAGGACAATTCTCGGTGCTCTGGCCGTCGAGCAAACAGCTCTCGCCAAAGCTGCGCGTGTTCGTCGACTTCCTGACCGAGCGGCTGTTCGCCGATACGAAAATCTAG